From a single Saccharomyces kudriavzevii IFO 1802 strain IFO1802 genome assembly, chromosome: 15 genomic region:
- the ATF1 gene encoding alcohol O-acetyltransferase (similar to Saccharomyces cerevisiae ATF1 (YOR377W)) encodes MTKISEEHFPIQHECLERMIQNGHARRMGSVEDLYVALNRQKLYRNFSAYAELSDYCSKDQLTLALRNICLKNPTLLHIVLPTRWPDHENYYLSSEYYSHPHPEHDYISVLPELKLDGVIINEQPENGKIVRQILEEFRNSNGTYNAKIFKLTTALTIPYFGPTSPNWRLICLPEEHTDKWKKFIFVSNHCMSDGRSSIHFFHDLKAELNDIKTPPKKLDYLFKYENDYQLLRKLPEPIEKVIDFRPPYLFIPKSLLSGFIYNHLRFASRGICTRMDDMEKSDDVVAEIITISPSELQEIRTKIKSNIQGKCTLTPFLQVCWFVSLHQWGKFFKPLNFEWLTDIFIPADCRPQLPDDEEVRQMYRYGANVGFVDFTPWICESNMNDNKENFWPLIEHYHQVISGALRDNKHLHGLGLNIQGFVQKYVNIDKAMCDRAIGKARGGTLLSNVGMFKQLDSSNCNYSIKDLAFGQFQGSWHQAFSLGVCSTDVKGMNIIVASTKNVVGSQESLEELCRVYKAMLLGP; translated from the coding sequence ATGACTAAAATCAGCGAAGAGCACTTTCCTATTCAACATGAATGTCTGGAAAGGATGATTCAGAATGGGCATGCTCGGCGTATGGGATCAGTTGAAGACTTGTACGTGGCCCTCAACAGACAAAAATTGTATCGAAACTTTTCAGCATATGCGGAACTAAGTGATTACTGTAGCAAGGATCAGCTAACATTAGCGCTGAGAAATAtatgtttgaaaaatccaaCTCTTTTGCACATTGTATTACCAACAAGATGGCCAGATCATGAAAACTATTATCTCAGCTCGGAATATTATTCACACCCACATCCTGAACATGATTATATCTCGGTTTTACCAGAATTAAAACTAGATGGTGTAATTATCAATGAACAACCTGAAAACGGTAAGATAGTGAGGCAAATATTGGAAGAGTTCAGGAACAGCAATGGTACTTATAATGCAAAAATCTTTAAATTGACTACCGCTTTGACCATTCCTTACTTTGGGCCAACAAGTCCAAATTGGCGGCTAATTTGTCTCCCAGAGGAGCACACAGAtaagtggaaaaaattcatatttGTATCTAATCACTGCATGTCCGATGGTAGATCTTCAATTCACTTTTTTCATGATCTAAAAGCCGAATTAAATGATATCAAAACCCCACCAAAGAAATTGGActatcttttcaaatacgAAAATGATTATCAATTATTAAGAAAACTTCCAGAGCCAATTGAAAAGGTGATAGATTTCAGACCACCATATCTGTTTATTCCAaaatctcttctttcagGATTTATTTATAATCACTTGAGATTTGCTTCAAGGGGCATATGCACAAGAATGGAtgatatggaaaaaagtgaCGATGTTGTTGCAGAAATCATCACTATTTCACCATCAGAACTACAAGAAATTAGGaccaaaatcaaatcaaacATTCAAGGCAAGTGTACTCTCACGCCATTTTTGCAAGTTTGTTGGTTTGTGtctcttcatcaatggggcaagtttttcaaaccaTTGAACTTTGAGTGGCTTACTGATATCTTCATTCCCGCAGATTGCCGTCCACAACTAcctgatgatgaagaagtgAGGCAGATGTACAGGTATGGCGCTAACGTGGGGTTTGTTGATTTCACTCCGTGGATATGCGAGTCTAATATGAATgacaacaaagaaaatttttggccACTTATCGAACATTACCATCAGGTAATTTCTGGGGCTCTAAGAGACAATAAACACCTTCATGGCTTAGGGCTCAATATACAAGGCTTTGTCCAAAAATACGTCAATATTGATAAGGCAATGTGCGATCGTGCTATCGGAAAGGCACGTGGAGGTACATTGTTGAGTAATGTAGGTATGTTTAAGCAGTTGGACTCGTCCAACTGCAACTATTCTATAAAAGACTTGGCTTTTGGGCAATTTCAAGGGTCATGGCACCAAGCATTTTCATTGGGTGTTTGTTCGACTGATGTAAAGGGAAtgaatattattgttgcaTCAACAAAAAACGTTGTTGGTAGCCAGGAATCGTTGGAAGAACTTTGCCGCGTCTACAAGGCTATGCTTTTAGGACCCTAG
- the GDH1 gene encoding glutamate dehydrogenase (NADP(+)) GDH1 (similar to Saccharomyces cerevisiae GDH3 (YAL062W) and GDH1 (YOR375C); ancestral locus Anc_7.1), whose translation MSEPEFQQAYDEVVSSLEDSTLFEQHPEYRKVLPIVSVPERIIQFRVTWENGKGEQEVAQGYRVQYNSAKGPYKGGLRFHPSVNLSILKFLGFEQIFKNSLTGLDMGGGKGGLCVDLKGRSNNEIRRICYAFMKELSRHIGQDTDVPAGDIGVGGREIGYLFGAYRSYKNSWEGVLTGKGLNWGGSLIRPEATGYGLVYYTQAMIDYATNGKESFEGKRVTISGSGNVAQFAALKVIELGGTVVSLSDSKGCIISETGITSEQVADISSAKVSFKSLEQIVSEYSTFTENKVQYIAGARPWTHVQKVDIALPCATQNEVSGEEAKGLVAQGVKFIAEGSNMGSTPEAIAVFETARSTATGPKEAVWYGPPKAANLGGVAVSGLEMAQNSQRITWTRERVDQELKRIMVNCFNECIDYSKKYTKDCNVLPSLVKGANIASFIKVSDAMFDQGDVF comes from the coding sequence atgtctgaGCCAGAATTTCAACAAGCTTACGATGAAgttgtttcttcattagaGGACTCAACTCTTTTTGAACAACACCCAGAATACAGAAAGGTCTTACCAATTGTTTCCGTTCCAGAAAGAATCATACAGTTCAGGGTCACTTGGGAGAACGGCAAGGGCGAACAAGAAGTTGCTCAAGGTTACAGAGTGCAATACAACTCCGCAAAGGGTCCATACAAGGGCGGTTTGCGTTTCCACCCATCCGTCAACTTGTCCATTTTAAAATTCTTGGGTTTTGAACAGATTTTCAAGAACTCTTTGACCGGCTTAGATATGGGCGGTGGTAAAGGTGGTCTATGTGTGGACTTGAAGGGCAGATCCAATAACGAAATCAGAAGAATCTGTTATGCTTTCATGAAAGAATTAAGCAGACACATCGGTCAAGACACTGATGTGCCAGCCGGTGACATCGGTGTAGGTGGTCGTGAAATCGGTTACCTGTTCGGTGCTTACAGATCGTACAAGAATTCCTGGGAAGGTGTCTTGACCGGTAAAGGTTTGAACTGGGGTGGTTCTTTGATCAGACCAGAAGCCACTGGTTACGGTTTGGTCTACTACACCCAAGCTATGATCGACTATGCCACAAACGGTAAGGAATCCTTCGAGGGTAAGCGTGTCACCATCTCTGGTAGTGGTAATGTTGCTCAATTCGCTGCCTTGAAAGTTATTGAATTAGGTGGTACTGTCGTTTCCCTATCCGACTCTAAGGGCTGCATCATCTCTGAAACTGGTATAACTTCTGAACAAGTCGCTGATATTTCCAGTGCCAAGGTTAGCTTCAAGTCTTTGGAACAGATTGTCAGCGAATACTCCACTTTCACCGAAAACAAAGTCCAATACATTGCTGGTGCTCGTCCATGGACCCACGTCCAGAAAGTCGACATTGCCTTGCCATGTGCCACTCAAAATGAAGTCAGTGGTGAAGAAGCTAAGGGTTTGGTCGCTCAAGGCGTGAAATTCATTGCTGAGGGTTCCAACATGGGATCCACCCCAGAAGCCATTGCCGTTTTCGAAACTGCACGTTCCACAGCAACTGGACCAAAGGAAGCTGTTTGGTACGGTCCACCAAAGGCCGCCAACTTGGGTGGTGTTGCCGTCTCTGGTTTAGAAATGGCTCAAAACTCTCAAAGAATCACCTGGACCCGTGAAAGGGTTGACCAAGAATTAAAGAGAATCATGGTCAACTGTTTCAATGAATGTATTGATTATTCCAAGAAGTACACTAAGGACTGTAACGTTTTACCATCTTTAGTCAAGGGTGCTAACATTGCAAGTTTCATTAAGGTCTCCGATGCCATGTTCGACCAAGGTGATGTATTTTAA